From one Rhodamnia argentea isolate NSW1041297 chromosome 1, ASM2092103v1, whole genome shotgun sequence genomic stretch:
- the LOC115750335 gene encoding CRC domain-containing protein TSO1-like gives MDTPEKSQIAPPVPTHEDSPVFNFIRSLSPIKPVKSVNIAQTFTSLPFTSLPSVFTSPHANFHKNSSLLQRHQSLDPSNPDRSSGNQNIVCPNGDFTNGISQRRENSDKKVSVEVHAEPCKENSEFAAEFPQNSRPSFYNPEGNMTACSAEAESALETAGMLTPIIPVVVKSPGKQFPEDDGQEQNKEWPIDTSDLFMFSSPNDAEAFRELVQRSPDLGTVCLSSLMSRFTPGDVSNFERLQQVDLRSREQQQIEAPLCLTQEAYKRKEVIKNLDLHNLDKFLGKYMSIQLDKNLHNDSGTCVPFDYAAVPNFHRGLRRRCLDFEIAELCKLSGGDSDYSHMALSQRDQNTLANEGQLPVKGEGDPLRCTLPGVGLHLNALATTSNDYRSVEHGNLLSENQLMNAQVSSSSLNLPNSHQTLHESLTSVASEDIGSSENGVLVVQDRSQSCPYPDGEELDCNSPQKKRRKAEHSEDGACKRCNCKKSKCLKLYCECFAAGVYCIEPCACLDCLNKPIHEDTVLATRKQIESRNPLAFAPKVIRASDSCPDTGDESNKTPASARHKRGCNCKKSSCLKKYCECYQGGVGCSFNCRCEGCKNTFGRKDGSTLTGVETEVIEEEKENFEKSVVNQGSLEITKQRDSIQATPSAYYGPSIQTAYLAKNEPPRSTSFVTTSSSSGLHASQNQGKLKHSAPQPEFEKHYDFNNNNNDGGKMPEVLQSNDTPSTVIKTASPKCKRVSPPHSDFGSSPPLRNGRRLILKSIPSFPSLTQH, from the exons ATGGACACGCCTGAGAAGAGCCAGATCGCCCCTCCCGTCCCTACCCACGAG GACTCCCCAGTTTTCAATTTCATCAGAAGTCTCTCGCCTATCAAGCCAGTGAAATCCGTAAACATAGCTCAGACTTTCACCTCGCTTCCTTTCACATCCCTTCCCTCAGTTTTCACTTCGCCACATGCTAATTTTCACAAGAACTCAAGTTTGCTGCAGAG GCATCAAAGCTTAGATCCATCAAATCCTGATCGTTCTTCTGGAAACCAAAACATAGTCTGCCCAAATGGGGATTTTACTAATGGCATCtctcaaagaagagaaaactcTGACAAAAAGGTTTCAGTTGAAGTTCATGCTGAACCATGCAAGGAAAATTCAGAGTTTGCAGCCGAGTTTCCTCAGAACTCTAGGCCTAGCTTCTATAATCCGGAAGGTAACATGACAGCTTGTTCTGCTGAGGCGGAATCTGCATTAGAGACTGCTGGTATGTTGACCCCCATTATACCGGTGGTTGTGAAATCTCCTGGGAAACAATTTCCCGAAGATGATGGTCAAGAACAGAACAAAGAATGGCCGATTGATACTAGTGATTTGTTCATGTTTAGCTCCCCTAATGATGCTGAGGCTTTTAGGGAGCTTGTTCAGAGATCACCTGATCTTGGAACAGTATGTTTAAGTTCTCTCATGTCGAGGTTCACACCAGGTGATGTCAGTAATTTTGAGAGACTGCAACAAGTTGATTTACGGTCTAGGGAACAACAACAAATAGAAGCGCCCTTATGTCTGACTCAAGAAGCCTACAAGCGAAAAGAAGTGATAAAGAATCTCGATTTGCATAATCTGGATAAGTTTTTGGGCAAGTATATGTCAATCCAGCTGGACAAGAATTTGCACAATGATTCAGGAACATGTGTGCCATTTGATTACGCG GCTGTCCCTAATTTCCATCGGGGCTTGAGGAGGCGTTGTCTGGACTTTGAGATTGCTGAACTTTGTAAGCTCTCTGGTGGTGATTCAGATTATAGTCACATGGCATTATCTCAACGTGATCAAAACACTCTTGCAAACGAAGGGCAGCTGCCTGTTAAAGGTGAAGGTGATCCCTTGAGATGCACGTTACCTGGAGTTGGTCTGCACTTAAATGCTCTGGCGACCACTTCAAACGACTACCGAAGTGTAGAACATGGAAATTTGTTGAGTGAAAATCAGTTGATGAACGCACAAGTCTCTTCTAGCTCCTTGAATCTCCCCAATTCCCATCAAACTCTTCATGAATCTTTGACTTCAGTTGCATCTGAGGACATAGGTTCTTCCGAGAATGGAGTCCTAGTTGTACAAGATCGTTCGCAATCATGTCCATATCCTGATGGTGAAGAGCTTGACTGCAATAGTCCTCAGAAAAAGAG GCGCAAAGCAGAACATTCTGAAGATGGGGCCTGCAAACGTTGCAACTGCAAGAAATCAAAATGTCTGAAGCT TTACTGTGAATGCTTTGCTGCTGGTGTCTACTGCATTGAGCCATGCGCATGCCTAGACTGCCTCAATAAGCCTATTCACGAAGATACTGTTCTTGCAACTCGCAAACAGATCGAGTCGCGCAACCCACTTGCATTTGCTCCAAAAGTTATTAGAGCTTCCGACTCTTGTCCTGATACTGGG gaCGAGTCCAATAAAACCCCTGCTTCGGCACGGCATAAGAGGGGATGCAACTGCAAGAAATCTAGTTGCCTGAAGAAGTATTGTGAATGCTATCAG GGTGGAGTGGGGTGCTCCTTCAACTGCAGATGTGAAGGTTGTAAAAATACATTTGGTAGAAAAGACG GATCTACTCTAACTGGTGTGGAGACCGAAGTaattgaagaagagaaggaaaatttcgaaaaaagcGTGGTGAACCAAGGCTCTCTGGAAATCACAAAACAGAGGGACTCAATTCAAGCGACACCGTCTGCATATTACGG ACCATCAATTCAGACTGCATATTTGGCGAAGAATGAGCCACCACGATCCACATCTTTCGTCACCACCAGCTCCTCGTCAGGACTTCATGCGAGTCAAAATCAGGGGAAACTTAAACATTCTGCCCCGCAACCCGAGTTTGAGAAGCATTACGACTTCAACAATAATAACAACGATGGTGGCAAGATGCCGGAGGTGCTCCAAAGCAACGACACTCCGAGCACGGTAATCAAGACTGCTTCTCCCAAATGCAAGAGGGTTTCTCCGCCACATAGCGACTTTGGTTCCTCCCCTCCACTAAGGAACGGGCGGAGATTGATTTTGAAATCTAtaccttcttttccttctctaacCCAGCATTGA
- the LOC115750319 gene encoding serine/threonine-protein kinase STY13: MMDSEKTEGVGGVKEEGIMVAKGKGSGSLSSKELYLRADKFDLKSLDIQLEKHLSRVWSRSIENQKPKEEWEIDLAKLDIRYVFAHGTYGTVYRGTYDGQDVAVKLLDWGDDAVATLAETAALRASFRQEVAVWHKLDHPNVTKFVGASMGTSNLKIPSKTPSNEPQSSLPARACCVVVEYLPGGTLKQYLIRNRRKKLPFKIVIQLALDLSRGLSYLHSKKIVHRDVKTENMLLDGHTTLKIADFGVARVEAQNPSDMTGETGTLGYMAPEVLDGKPYNRRCDVYSFGICLWETYCCDMPYPDLSFADVSSAVVRQNLRPEIPRCCPSSLVNIMRKCWDRNPEKRPEMEDVVRMLEAIDTSKGGGMIPEDQAPSCICFGPARGP, from the exons ATGATGGATTCGGAGAAAACTGAGGGAGTTGGTGGTGTGAAGGAAGAGGGAATTATGGTCGCAAAGGGGAAGGGGAGTGGGAGTTTGAGCAGCAAAGAATTGTATCTGAGAGCGGACAAGTTTGATCTGAAAAGCTTGGACATACAGCTTGAGAAGCATCTAAGCAGGGTTTGGTCGAGAAGCATTGAGAACCAGAAGCCTAAAGAAGAGTGGGAGATTGATTTGGCAAAGTTGGACATCCGATATGTCTTTGCTCATGGTACCTATGGTACTGTCTACAGGGGCACCTATGATGGCCAGGATGTTGCAG TGAAGTTGTTGGACTGGGGAGATGATGCTGTCGCAACATTGGCTGAAACTGCTGCCTTGCGGGCATCATTTCGGCAAGAAGTTGCTGTATGGCACAAGCTTGACCATCCTAATGTTACCAAA TTTGTTGGAGCATCAATGGGGACTTCCAATCTTAAGATTCCATCAAAAACCCCTTCAAACGAGCCTCAGAGTTCACTTCCGGCTAGAGCTTGCTGTGTGGTCGTAGAGTATCTTCCCGGTGGGACCTTAAAACAGTACCTGATAAGGAATAGGCGAAAGAAACTTCCCTTCAAAATTGTTATCCAGCTAGCTTTAGATCTTTCCAGAGG TTTGAGCTATCTGCATTCAAAGAAGATTGTACATCGGGATGTCAAAACGGAAAACATGCTGTTGGATGGCCACACAACACTAAAAATTGCTGATTTTGGCGTTGCGCGTGTTGAAGCTCAAAATCCAAGTGATATGACCGGTGAAACCGGTACTCTTGGTTACATGGCTCCTGAG GTTCTTGATGGTAAGCCATATAACAGAAGATGTGACGTCTATAGCTTCGGCATATGCTTATGGGAAACTTATTGCTGCGATATGCCGTATCCTGATCTAAGTTTTGCTGATGTGTCATCTGCTGTGGTTCGTCAG AACTTGCGACCTGAAATCCCGAGATGCTGTCCCAGTTCTTTGGTGAACATCATGCGTAAGTGCTGGGACAGAAATCCAGAGAAGCGTCCCGAAATGGAGGATGTGGTTAGGATGCTGGAAGCGATAGATACAAGCAAAGGAGGAGGTATGATACCAGAAGATCAGGCTCCGAGTTGTATCTGTTTCGGTCCTGCCCGAGGGCCCTGA